Genomic segment of Leuconostoc mesenteroides subsp. mesenteroides:
GGTTACACCACGTCTGCGTTGTTTGGAGACTTGTGCTTCCTGTGGTGTAGTAATATTGTCACGTTGCCAGTTGGCCAAGATTGTTTCGATATAACGCAAACTACGAGCATTATTTGCGACAGCCTCTTGAATAGCCAATAACATCATCACTGGCTCAAAGTGATCCTGATCAAACCAATGCCCGACCGTTTGCATTTCCATGGGTGACAGCGGACGACCAAATTCTGCCTCTAATGTCTGCATTATCTCACGGCGAGCACTCTTGCCATCCGATACAATGTCTGATCGTTGTGTCGTTTGACCATCTAATAATTTTTCATACAATGGGGTAAAATCATAAGTTTCAGTCTGAATACTGCCACCTACTACCTGCATCAAATCTCGTCTGATCAAGCTCTGCAAACGCGTAATAACAATTTTTTCGGTCGTGTGCATTACTTGAGCAATAACTGCTGGTGTGGCTTGATCTCCACGTCCTTGTATACGCTCTACCTGCATATACAATGCTAAATCATCATTATCTAGACCAACATCCTGATAATGTAACAATAAGTCATTACTTACACCAGTGTTACCAGCTTGAATATACTGTTGTAATCTTTTTTCTAATGCCATATTTCCTCGGTTTTAAAAACGTCCAAATAAATTGGACGTTTTTTCTTATATAAATAGTGTATCACATTCAAGTACGAATACTATGCTACAAACCTAGGATTAAGGACGTAAACGGTTGGTCATTCGTGGAAATGGAATCGCTTCACGAATATGTTCCTCACCGGTTACAAATGTTACCATACGCTCCAAGCCCAAGCCAAATCCTGAATGTGGTACTGAACCATACTTACGCAAATCAAGGTACCAAGCATACTCATCCATGTTCAACCCTAATTTTTCAATTTCATTTTTCAGGTAATCATAATCCGTATCACGTTCTGATCCACCTATGATTTCTCCATAACCTTCTGGAGCTAATAAATCAGCTGAAACAACAATGTCATCTCGTGTTTGATGGCGCTTCATGTAGAATGGCTTAATTGCTTTTGGAAAGTTAACAATAAACACCGGTTTAGCAAAATGATTAGCCAAGAATGTTTCTTCGGGTGAACCAAAATCAACACCCCACTCCACA
This window contains:
- a CDS encoding DnaD domain protein — its product is MALEKRLQQYIQAGNTGVSNDLLLHYQDVGLDNDDLALYMQVERIQGRGDQATPAVIAQVMHTTEKIVITRLQSLIRRDLMQVVGGSIQTETYDFTPLYEKLLDGQTTQRSDIVSDGKSARREIMQTLEAEFGRPLSPMEMQTVGHWFDQDHFEPVMMLLAIQEAVANNARSLRYIETILANWQRDNITTPQEAQVSKQRRRGVTYNHIID